The Kiritimatiellia bacterium genome includes the window TAGTACACCTGGCGCGGGAATTCGTAGCCGAGGTACCGGGGCCCGTTTTCGAATTCCTCGAGGATCTCCTCGCGGAGGCCGGGGGAGACCTCCTCGTCCGAGTCGATGTTCAGGATCCAGTTGTAGCGCGCGAGCGTTCGCACGAGGTTTCGCTGGCCGACGTAGCCGAGCCACACGTGCTGAAAGACGCGGTCAGTGTACTCGCGGCAGATTTCGACCGTGCGATCCGTGCTAAAGCTGTCGAGGACGACAATTTCGTCGCACCAGGTGACGCTTTCGATGCACCGCCTGATCTTCTTTTCCTCGTTGAAGACGATGATGCAGGCGGAAATGCGCTCTCGCCTGTTTGCGGGCGCGGTCACGGCGCGGCTTCGGCCCGGCGCGCGTCCGCGACGGGGGGCACGGGCGATCCCGCGAGCGAACGCGGCTGGGCGTATTCGTCGAGGAGCTCGCCTCCGCGGTAGAGCCGGACCTGGTAACCGTGGAACGAGCGGGGCGTGCCTTCGGCGGCCTGCTGTTCCCGGACGCCTTTGGGGATCACGCAGGTGGCCGTGACGACGAATTCGCCCGGAGCTCCGCTGTCCGAAGGGCCGATCGGCTCTACCGACACGCGGCCCGGGGAGGGTAGGATTTCTCCCGTCGCGCGGTCCCTTTCAAAGAAGTTCGCTTCAACGCGGAGATTCTCCAACTCCACGCGCTGGTCGGGCGGCGCAGACAGTGTGATGTTGAGGACGCGCATCTCGTCCATGTCCTCGCTGCCGGGGAACCGGGTTTGTACAACGGACTGGATCTTCACGGCCACTTCCTCAGGGGGTGGCGCCGGCTGGATGGCCTGGCTCAGGCGGATCCGTTCGGCGACCGCGCGTTGGTACAGGGGGGATTGCGCGCTGCGCCGCAGAATTTCCGACCACTGGGCGGCCGCCTCGGCAAGGCGGCCCTGTTTTTCGAGGACTCTCGCGCGCTCTTCGTAAGCGGGGAGAAAATCCGGCGCGATAAACTGGATGTGCGCGAGAAGACGGTCGGCCTCGACCAGATGGCCGGCGGCGATCGCTTCGCGGGCGGGGCCGATCAGTTCGGCGGCTTCTTCCAGCGGCGATTTGGGCGCGGCGGGAGGGTTGAGCGTGGGCAGGGCGGTGGGCGGGGGTGGTGTGGGGGCATTCAGGTTGCGGACGGTTTCCTGAAT containing:
- a CDS encoding FHA domain-containing protein, which produces MIYRVIFLNGTRTGERITVSEQPMCIGRDPACAIHVPDAEAALRHAELVQRGDELFIRDLGSMNKILVNKREVSEARLKHGDEFELGRTRFLVQALVQAEVSGQRERRRRRQAAWAIAALLLLGLAAALSARYVPRGPNAPVETSGLQPPPTNPAIVARTTPVVPPALTEDLRLLREDLRAIQETVRNLNAPTPPPPTALPTLNPPAAPKSPLEEAAELIGPAREAIAAGHLVEADRLLAHIQFIAPDFLPAYEERARVLEKQGRLAEAAAQWSEILRRSAQSPLYQRAVAERIRLSQAIQPAPPPEEVAVKIQSVVQTRFPGSEDMDEMRVLNITLSAPPDQRVELENLRVEANFFERDRATGEILPSPGRVSVEPIGPSDSGAPGEFVVTATCVIPKGVREQQAAEGTPRSFHGYQVRLYRGGELLDEYAQPRSLAGSPVPPVADARRAEAAP